AGCAAAGGGCCAATATCATGATTGACACGGGAGTAATTGCCTTCTTCAAGCTCAAGGCCGGTCAGCGAGGGTATCAGACGCTGATCAACGAGACGCTTAAACAGGCGATGCGCCAGGAAGAGATTGAGACAGTACTCCGCCGAATTGTGAGGGAAGAACTGGCACATTCCGATTA
The genomic region above belongs to Desulfomonilaceae bacterium and contains:
- a CDS encoding BrnA antitoxin family protein, which gives rise to MNKKSSSKISDDAPMVTQADLDSSRFRVNLQDVPRKQRANIMIDTGVIAFFKLKAGQRGYQTLINETLKQAMRQEEIETVLRRIVREELAHSD